In the candidate division WOR-3 bacterium genome, CATCCGAAAATAGAGAGCAATTCCCGAGAAGAATAGGACAAGGGTTAAGAGGACAATCGCCGTCCCGAAGGCAATCGGTCTCACTTTTAAGATATTCTCGTGTTGGGTAGAAAGAATATAGAGATGATAGGGAAGTGCCATAAACTTATTTAAGGGTGTTTTGGGTAAATGCCTCAAATAAAATGTGACACCGGTGAAAAGGA is a window encoding:
- a CDS encoding phosphate ABC transporter, permease protein PstA; translation: LFTGVTFYLRHLPKTPLNKFMALPYHLYILSTQHENILKVRPIAFGTAIVLLTLVLFFSGIALYFRMKFAKRQW